From Neoarius graeffei isolate fNeoGra1 chromosome 27, fNeoGra1.pri, whole genome shotgun sequence:
ACACCTCTCACTAGCCACAAAGCTAGGAAGTAACGAGTGAGCTGTAAATAGAAACATTGGTCAGAGCGTGCTAACCCCCAGCAAGCAGCTCTCACAAACAAGCGCACTCGTTTCTCTCCATCCTCTGTTAACATGTGAAACCCACACCAAAGCTGACCTCGTTTCTGATTTATAAGACGCAGAAGCTTGCACACAGTCAGACGTGTTCACTGCACAGTGTGTTAATTACAGCCATGATGGACTGAGCCCATGCACACAGACTGTCCAACACGTGGTCAGTGCAGCACCATGAGAAACTGCTTCGAGTTTCAAAACGCTTATTGCAACACGCCGCCCGCTATTTAGAGCTTTAAGATGAATGCACCCTTTTTGATATCGTTCTAGGTGATAAGCGCACTCTGCCTTTTTGGTAAATCAGAGCATCTTCTTTTTAAAACCAAAAGAGGATTAGTAAAATAAAACCACGTTGCCCCGTATTAACCCCAAGTGTTTGTGATTGACTTGTTTTGGTTCCAGAGTAACCCAGGAAGCCCCTACAATCTGGCCTACAAGTACAACTTTGAATACGCTGTCGTGTTCAACATCGTGCTGTGGCTCATGATCGCGTTGGCTCTCGCCGTCATCGTCATCTCGTACAACTTGTGGAACATGGACCCGGGCTACGACAGCATCATCTACAGGATGACCAATCAGAAGATCCGCATGGACTAATCACGCATTACATTCCGTCACAGTGTTGTGTGTAGACAGGTTTCTCACTTCCATTCCTCCCATGCGTATGTGTATATATCGCTCTGAAATTTCAGTTTGTGAATAAGTAGGATGAAGAATATTTATTGACCCCTGCTGTTTTGCTGAAAAATCTAAATGAGAACGGGACGCATGTATTTCGCCTTTGTTAATAGCACGCTGGGTGTGGTTTCGTTGAGTAAGTGCACTGCTGTGGAATTGTGTGAAGTCGCTAGTGTCGCAATGGTGTTCTGTGTCGTGTTCCTGCTCGAGTGATATGTTGAAtcatctgtatttttgtttttattcctgATACACTGGACTACATAATATGATGGCGATTGTAGAGAGGTGGGGTGATAAACTAAAATTGCATGTGGTAAAATTTCACCCAGGTGTGATGTTAAAACATGGAGATCACCGACAtgattttatttggaaataaaaatATACATGCAAAATCAGACAATTGGTTACAACTGAATGTTTATTTTATGACATGTAGTAGTGAGTCACGGTGACAAAAGAACAAAATGATTGAGGAGATATTTTATGAAATGTGTTTGATCTTGATTAGTTTCTCAGCCCTCCTCCGTCCCCGGCTATGTTcatctgaaactttttttttcccctgttctcCTCCATCAATCATATGACTGAAGTTCAGCCGAAATAAAACTTGCTGATGAATTACAGATAAAAGTGGAGAATGGCTTCTGGCAGGGTCACATGCTATTTATTGTGAAAAAGGAACTTTGGTTTTCGAGGACAAGCTCGTACCAAACCCACAAACACACTACAGCCCTTTCCCACCAGTCATCATGTCTAAGAATCTGATCTTTTGAAGTGAGAATTCTCAGAAACTGTTATCACTTTTCACTAATATATTCTGGAGAGTTTGTGGTTGAATCACGTGACTTAACATGAATTCTCATGAGTACGACTCAGTGGTGTGTTCAAACGAGCCTGACTCAAagaatcactttttttttaaaactcatGTTCAGTAAAAGATTAAGAAATGAATGAGAAACTATTCAAAAAGGAGACTCAATACACTTCAGCCACAATTCACACGTAGCAAAGCCCTTTCTGCCACTTCCTCCAAGGCCAGACTGCCTTCAACTCAATCTTGCGCAGTGGCAGTGGCGCAAAAaccacagatgggggggggggaaagacaGAGCTGAGCACAATGCACAAATCTTTAACAATACCCATATCACAGACTCACAATGTTTAGAGTAATTGTTTCCCAGTTAGTAGGTGAGGTTTCAGTATAATTTCCCATTAAAAGCATTTAATTTAGATTTGCTTCATCTCACcttgaaacaaaatattttaaaatagtCAGTGTTTAAAAATCTTAGTTGAAAATGCTAATATATTACCTGCATCACTGCTGCAGTTCAAACTTTGGGAGGCAAATCAAAATGGCAGCTTCAGCAAACAAATTCTTACTTTTAAATGAGTGTATACAGGTATTTACTTTAGATCAAtttgttaaatctataacactaACTATACATTGCTTTACATTGCAGTTAGCCGGCATGGAGACGTCTGTGGTTTCTTCCCAACTTTGTAGCTCAAATGCACAGAAGTCTGAAATGATGTAACTTCCCACACTATCGAGGCCAGTCGAACCGCAGGATAACGGTACCTCAGGGTTTAAACTGAAACACtgtcagtgcattctgggaaatctcATGGCCAGCGGGACAACAACGCTCGccccctccttcctttttttatgtTTCTCAAAATGGCTGACATTCTACTCAGAACCCTTAAGTGTCTGAATCGCGACTCACTTCAGTCCAATGACTCACTTATTCAAATCTTCCAGATCGTCTCCTTAAGTGACTCCAGGTTTAATTCACAACTCGAACAGCATCAGAAAAGCACTTTAGGGCTGTTCTATAAATTTAGGCCTTCAAAAAGTCTAAAAAGGTTTGTTCATGCTTGTGAATCAATTCGTCGGATTTTACAAAATGACTTGTGTGAATTGTCCATTACATATCAGTAGCTGTAGGAGCGGGGCTTCTTTCTGCCTGTGATGACCTTCGTGAAGTCCACGTGTTGCGTCGGGTCACGGTTTCGCAGGCTGCAGGAGTGCGTATGTGCTGTTGAGTTCAGTTGTCCTGATGCGTCCTTTCGTCGGTACGTGCTGCACCTGAGCATACTGAAAGGATAATGTGATGCGACTGGATTAATAAATACAACTTTGTCACACATttaagatgcaaaaaaaaaaaacaacttaaatGCAGTGTGTTAATTGTGTGAAAGTGTAGTATGAGCCAGTTCCCTGATGAAACGAGAGCAGAGCTGTCCCGGTGTGTGTGCTGTATGAACACCACAGCACAGGAATTATTAAGTTCTATCGGACAATTCTGTGACTAAAGCCCGGCGCACACGGGTAATTTTTTTTGACGCCAGCGAAAAACTGGTTTGTGTGCGGATATTTgcgatggtgattttttttttgttccttgcgacagatcgcaggtatcaaacatgcttgacagACCAAAAACAAAATTTTtcagtcgctgacttgttgcagagatgtaAGGTCAAAGAACAATCAGCTGCTTCATGTTGTATGTTTATACTCTCTATTTTTTTTATACATAAGTACATTAAATTACACACTTTGATATTGCAGCATGTGTACAAATCATTAAATGGATGCAATTCTAGTTGAACTAGTAATAGGATTATTTCCAAACAGACACCAAATCTTTTTCAGTtcatattaatttatttattaactctTTATATGAGCAAGTTTCAGTCCTCTAAACCATTTTTAATGAGTGTATTATCCAGTGTTAGCagagaagtacatttacttgagttctgtacttaagtacactttgagtatctgtactttacttgagtaatttttttaaacatatgactttaacttcactacgtttgaaagacaaatatcgtacttttcgctccactacatttctatccaggtcctcgttactcattcctatgaagcagctttgaaagtggatgtttttttcttttcttttctaaagcgtgattggttttttcacagctGACAcagagagccgatcagtaatcactagggtcacgtcacatccacagactggataaaatcaagatcagtgagttctcagcagcgttatttaacacgatcagttgatggcagaatggaaggaggcggttcttctggagaacgcacgcactcatggtcctaccaagaacccatgtttcagttttctgtacgGATTAAagagtcattttgttttaattgtcttgtttgccgaaaacgaaccacatcacagcctataaAAACTCGCTGCCCAATCTGCAGAAGCATATTTAAGTATATAAATgttttgttccaagagaaagcttgcaatgaagttgttggtgcttttagagctcgcgataacgttgcaatagctgtacagtctggttagtcaaatgattttCTATAGATTTGCCCACCaacttgccgtagccttgtccacggctaacaataacacacagctagttaacttgcacactgttagttagcatgtaaaaacggaattacgctaacatgaataacgttaacttatctgaagtcctttcagaaatatgttttaccataatcttgccaaataaacagaatgtagaaatgtgtgtttaaaggtttttattctacaggttctacaagttcgtcagtaaatccagttggtgtttcagaggcgttaggttttgtaagcgttgtggcaataatacaacgacgcattgacagaaaatgtacttttaatacttacactaccgttcaaaagtttggggtcacccagacaattttgtgttttccatgaaaagtcacacttttatttcccaccataagttgtaaaatgaatagaaaatatagtcgagacatttttctggccattttgagcatttaatcgaccccacaaatgtgacgctccagaaactcaatctgctcaaaggaaggtcagttttatagcttctctaaagagctcaactgttttcagctgtgctaacatgattgtacaagggttttctaatcatccattagccttctgaggcaatgagcaaacacattgtaccattagaacactggagtgagagttgctggaaatgggcctctatacacctatggagatattgcaccaaaaaccagacatttgcagctagaatagtcatttaccacattagcaacgtatagagtggatttctgattagtttaaagtgatcattgaaaagaacagtgcttttctttcaaaaataaggatatttcaaagtgaccccaaacttttgaacggtagtgtaagtatttttaaaagcaagtacttcagtactttaacttaagtaaaaatttgactggaaaactttcacttgtatcggagtcacatttgttaCATTAAAGTGGATgtcttctattttttttttttttagtaagctGACTTACACTGATGATCTCCAATATCACTGGTGCACTCATCGCTTTGTTAATGTATTCAAAAGTGTAAACGCAAAACTGTACTAAAGCAAATCAGGGCGCTCTATACCATAGATTTTAAAACGTTTTACCAACTTGCATCGCTTTCTCACACACATTAATGCATTTCGATCTGTGCAGCACGATACATCTTTTGCATGTGGGACTTTCCGTCTTCGCAACAATCGACACCGTGCCCACATCTACAGTGACTCAAACACCTCATTTATCTCTTCATGTCAGTGATGAAAAATGAAGAACACTCATAGAAACAGAATCCACAACAGACTTTAGCACATGTCCTGATTGCAGAAGCGTTTTAGATTCACAAAATCATTTTaagtattgtttaaaaaaaaaagaagcaagagAGTGAGCAGTTATCCTACCACAAGGCTGGCGTCCTGACACAGTTGTAAACCAGGATCTGGAGCTTGTGCTGGAGCTTTTGGAGATCTTCTGCAGTGACGAACTGTAAAAACTAAAATGGAAAAATATGAAGTTAACCCAGCGAGAGCCAGGACTGCATTAGCCTGTCCTTATTATACACATGAACAAGCCCTGTGTGTCAATAACTATTAATAATACATTATATGAATTAGAACACTGATTAAGCAGTGACGCATATCTAGCGGTAAAATGGTAATGTGATATACATTTCTTGTATCCCTGTATAAAGACTAAACACATCACTTAGCCACAGGCAGTTTAGAATTCTAGGCCTATCGGACAGGACAAAATAACACGTTTTAACTACAGAAATATATCACAAGCATGCAATTAAAAAGAGATCACTTTGGCACTTGTAGACCGTCTATCTGAATATGGTGCCCGTGAACCTTTTAGGAATCTCATTTAAGGTCAATAGACAACATGAAGACTATTAGAACAACCAGAAGACCAGATTTGTATTTTCAGTTGTGCAGGAGTAAACTATACTCACACTACATTCTTTATTTTACACGTCATGAGAATATACAGTAAATAAAACCCACCTGTAACTGTAACAGCCAGAGCCAGGTTCATTATTACTGATATGATGAGAATGGGAACGAAGGTTTTCCAGGTTTCTCCAGGTGTACTGACTGACTGATTCTGCCTCTGCTCAATTTTACACCCCTGATTCTCTGGAAACAGTTtgaaaaacaacaaatagtttggaCGTTAAACAAACCACATTAAACATGTTTTGTCAAGTAAGTTTTATATCAGACGTGGTTGAAGGTCtgggggttctcaaactttttacaGACTTAAATTCCACAGACGCCTGCAATATAAATTTAATTCATTTTacactcctaaggcccaagctgtttttttacatgcattttttttatttctctttgctatttgggcttattagaacctgattagaataaaaactaagcatcatcttttgataagatgtacttttagagaaaaagtatgtctacatatgtggattcttgttccgaatttccataaagtgctgtccacgcatgtgaccgctaagccctaggaggttaaatgtgtacaataatatttaatCTGTTTCTTAGCACTGTTGAGATTTGTATTATTCAACTTTGCACGGACAAAACCTTTAGAATGAAGATAACAGCTATTCCTTAAGTATGTAACAATGTATCGTATGATGATAAATCactatacaaatttatgatgattcaaatagatgaaaaaaaatcaatcatgatTATCAGTTTGCATAACCGCAGTTTTTCCTGACTGTAGTTGTGCTGTTCAGACTGCAGAGGATCTACAGTAGCAGATTGTgcaattgactgtacaaatagatttaagaagAAATCGGAGCTctatttttacagactgctgaaagattaaaaaacagaagcagcaaatggaggaaatacaaatgttcatacatttattaagaaaaggcctatttgttcatgttttcatttttttttacaaaagaaatattttaattaacaggctattatattttacttcagcctttacaaatgtgggtaaataattattgacttaagaaaatgaaaagttttttttctaaACAAAAGTACTATTTAAGTTAAAAAAGAATAGGAAAAACgttgctttttttggtaataaaattttcatttaaattttttttaatatcatgggaaaatcgaaTCCTGAACCAAATATTGGGAATCAAATTGAATTATGAATTGAATCATTGCATGCCGACTAGTAagacaataataaatataacTCCGATAATGGGAGTTGTAATTTAAAAATAATCACATTTTCATTATCACTGACCTCAAAAATCACCCTATAATTTTATAACTAGAAGAAATGTTTGCATTTTTGCCCGGTCTCAAAATAAATTTATCCAAAAACAAATCATTTATacattcaaattaaaacaaaaaagttgcTTCAATTCAAAACCTGTTCAACACGACTATTAAAGGATATTATTTTAATTTTGGTTGAAATAAACTCACCAGCTGAGTGATTCTGGATGTAAAGTCTGATTCCACTGCTGATGTTGGGAGATGAACCAGTTTGAATACAATAATACACTCCTAATTCATTCATACTGATATTGTGAATAAATAAACTGCTGTTATATTGCAGTGAGAAAGTCTTGCTGAAGGTCGTGTTACTGTATTCTGCCCACAAGGACAGGCTTGAGTAAGAGCGTAATATATTAACTGGAGGTTCTGACGGCTTCATCAGGAACCAGAACACATAATTTATAGACACCTCACACTTTAGAGTCACATTTTGTCCCAAATTCACCGACTTCTCGATGAAACCTTCTGCAGCTCCACAGCACACAAGTAGATCTAGATAAGAAACACACGTTAAAATTATTAGAACACCACACAAATATTTCAGAAGACAAAGTAATGCAGTTACAGGATGGAAAGTTCAAACTGAATCTGAAACTTGTGAATCTACTCACAAACGTGAAGCTGAAAGATCCTCATGATGACATTTGAACGCTGTCCAGAAGCTCGAAACAGCGAGTCTGATTTAGTCAGGAAGCACGCCTGCTGATGTTCAGATGCAGAAGTGTGCGGAAGTGTATGTTGACGTTTTGACCACAACTTTTATCCCCTCCTTCATTCATCTCCTCCACAGTTTAAAGGTGCTTCAAAAAGCAACCTTGCATTAATTCCATCAGTGTGAAATTTTATAAGACTTTACAAAAGAATTCAAGCAAGACAGCAGTCAGATTCCCAAACTGGGTTCATTTTCTACAGCAGCAGCTCTGGGAGGAGTTCaaaatcatttctatagtaacagggaCTAATACAGAGGACACTCGAGATAATCCAAGGCTAATAATAAACTCATTTAAAATGTGTGTATTAAGCCTCAGGTGGGACGACTTTGTAAAAGGTTGTAAGGTCACTGACACAGGAAAGTTTTAGCACAGAAGAGTTTCACAAGCTGAGTTTTTTTGTCTTAATTCAATTGCATTTTTGTCAAACTGCTGTGGTATTAGAGAAATAAAACTCTTCAGATGGTGCTGTTGGGAACTCTGCTTGATTACACCACCCCATTCTGATTGTTGATTATTGTGTAACAGCTCAACACCAACTGCTTTACTGCTTACTTAGCCATTTACTCTTAGTCATGAATCACAACTATTACAAGTCATTGTTTTTCATTCCCTGTACACATTTACTTCATCTATACACTCAAGTACAGAATCAGAATGGAGCTTTGGATTCATTTGATGAAAATATTTTACTCCAAGTAAAATATCAAAAGGCAAGGAGGTGTGTATTAAAGCTATAGCCATCTTCCATTTTTAAACTTTACACTTGGAGCATCATTATTGATCTACAGGGCAAAATGTTTCCTTTaactatttatttaaataaagatTTAATCCACAATCACAACTTGAGAGTGAAAATCAGTCATCACTCCATCTCAGAGTCAGCTGCATGCAGACCAAACCACAGCCTTCTAACAGAAAAGAAAGTGTGATGTTTATAACAGATCTAAAATTTCACCACATTAAAGCTAATTATTCTGCACTAATGTGGAAGACAGACTTATGCTTTTTGATTATCACCCCAAACtgtccagattgg
This genomic window contains:
- the LOC132875111 gene encoding uncharacterized protein LOC132875111 → MRIFQLHVYLLVCCGAAEGFIEKSVNLGQNVTLKCEVSINYVFWFLMKPSEPPVNILRSYSSLSLWAEYSNTTFSKTFSLQYNSSLFIHNISMNELGVYYCIQTGSSPNISSGIRLYIQNHSAENQGCKIEQRQNQSVSTPGETWKTFVPILIISVIMNLALAVTVTVFTVRHCRRSPKAPAQAPDPGLQLCQDASLVYAQVQHVPTKGRIRTTELNSTYALLQPAKP